The following nucleotide sequence is from Mucilaginibacter sp. cycad4.
TTAAAAGCGATGGCATCATCCGCCGGGCGGATCCCTGCCAGGCCGCTGTAAAACCACTCCATCAGGTGCCCCAACATAAAATGGTTATTAGATACCGACGGCAGCGCCGCCCATGATTCGGTTAAAGCCGTTGCACCGTGGGCCAACTGGTAACCATAACCCGGTACATCGGCGCGACTGTTCATATCGTAGATCACGTCCGAAAGTCCTTCATCATCCAGCACACGCAACAGATAGCGATAACCAATATCACCTGCTGTAAGGGCATTGCCACGGGCACGAATATCTTTTACAATATTGTTAACTACGGCTGTTTTATATTGCGGCTCAACCAAACCGGCATAAACCGACATGGCATTAGCTGCCTGGCTGCCCGTACCATATTGCCTGGTTTCGGCATTAAAAAATTTTTGATTGTATGCCTGTTTAACTTCGGCAGCGAGCTTTTTGTATGATGCAGCATCGTCGCTTTTGCCAAGCAGGGTTGCTACTTTTCCGGCTATATCGAGGTCATAATAGTACAGCGAAGTTGCTGTGATACCCTGTGGCGTTAACTGCGAAACACCGGGTGGTTTGGGGCCGAGGTCATACCAATCGCCCAGGCCCTGGTAAAGTAAATGGTTTTGTGATTTTTTATCGAGATAGGCCAAGTACCGTTTGATCATATCATAATTTTGCGCAAGCACCTCTTTATCGCCATACCATTGGTAAACATACCATGGCAGGATCACCGCGTTGCTCCCCCATTCGGGCGAATCGCGGAATGGCTCATCAAACTTTACATACTCGGGCGAGATCTCGGGGATCAGTCCATCATCGGTTTGAGAAATTCGCATATCATTAATACACTTACGCGCCAGGCCCACTATATCATAATTGTAATGCAATGAACTGCCAACCAAATGCGCTTCTTCCAGCCAGCCCAGTTTTTCGCGGTGAGGGCAATCGGTAAACACACTGGCCATATTGCTTTTCATAGCCCAGTCTATCAGTTTAAAAGTTTTGTTAAACAGTTCATTTGAGCAGGCGAAACTGCCCACAGTTTGGGCGGCATTGCGGGTGTGCAGCCCTTTGATCTCAACAATAACCGGCAGTTGCTTGCTGTTCGTTTCATTTTGAGGCACAGCACCCTGCACCTGCAAATACCTGAAACCGTAATAGGTAAACAGCGGATGCCAGGTTTCAACACCATTGCCTTTTAAAATGTAGTTATAATAATGTGGCCCGCCCGAACCTTTTTGATTAGCACTGCCATCCTCGTTCAGCAATTCGGCAGGAATAATGCGTACGGTATCTCCCTTTTTGCCTTGCACACTAATGTGCGGGATCCCTGAAAAGTTTTGACCCAAATCATAGATCCATGCGCCGTTATCGAGCTGCTTTTTGCTTTGTGGTTTCAGCTCCTGCATAATTTTTAAAGGCTCAGCCATTTGCGCGTTAAGCTGCTGAATACCATCTACCTTAACCACACTTCGCCATTTTGAATCATCAAAGTTGTTGGTATTCCATCCCACATGTTCAAGATTGGCATTATAATCCTCGCCCCCATAAATGCTGCTGAAAGTAACCGGCGAAGGCGCGGTTTTCCATGAACCATCGCTCACCACGTTATCCACCCGGCCATTATCATACTCCAACACCAAACGGCAAATCATTTTAGGATAACCAAAAGCGCCGGTAAGCTTGCGGTAACGCTTATCCCGGGGGATGTAATAAAACCCGTTGCCCAGCATTACACCGATGGTATTTTTACCGGCGATGAGTTGACTGGTCACATCAAAAGGTACATACAAAGCCTGTTTATCATATTTTGTCCACCCGGGATCAAGGAAATGATCGCCTACTTTTTTACCATTCAGGCTCAATTCAAAATGGCCCAATCCGCATATATAAAGTGTAGCCTTCTTCAGCTTGCCATCTACATCAAAGGCCTTGCGTATTAAAGGCAAAACATCATTGGCTGCACCTAATTTCTTAGGACCTTTGCCATGATAAAAGGGAACGATCGCCGATGAATCGGGCAGTTTATCGCAGGCAATCCATTCAGCACCATGCCAGTCGGCTTTTATAAGCAATCCCATTTGCCAGCTGGCGATATTGCTCCATGCCGATGCTTTGCCGTGATTATCCCAAACCATCACTTTCCAATAATAGTTTTTGGCGGCCTGCATGGGCTTGCCATTACAAGAAACCTGTAGCGATGCGCTGGATGGTACTTTTCCCGAATCCCATACATCAGCATTATTATTAGCCAGTTTAGCCGCATCATCGGCAACCAAAACGCGGTAAGCAGTTTGCATTACACCATGGGCATTGTTTTGCAACTGCCAGCCCAATTTTGGCGCTAACGATTCGATACCCTGCGGATTTGTTTTGTACTCGCATTGCAGGTTAAGCACTTTCAGGCTTTGAGCAAAAGCGCCAAAAGGCAGTAAGCAAAACAACAGGCAGATCCTTTTTATCATGTTAATATTTTATTGCATTTCAATCCCCGAAACAGCCAAACCATCAGCTTTAATGCCCGTGATTACCAGCTTATAATTACCCGCGTTGATACTTGTGCCCGTATTGGTTGCAACCGTGCCCGACTTATTTTTGGCAACCGGTTTAAAACTCAGTTCTTCCTCCTTCATCACCGTACCATCGGCAGCCAGTAACTGCATTTTCGCCGTAAAAGTTTCGTTGCTTTGGTTATAATATTTGATGCGCAGAGCATACAGATCCGCAACACCCGGTGTTAACGCAAATGCTATGCTACCGCCTGCCCCGCTGCTAAATTTAATTACTTTTTTCCCGTTTAAGGTGTCGGGCTTTAACCCGTCGCCCTTTATTTCGGCCGTCTCCGCTTTATAGCTTACGGTTTTACGAAGATCCGTTGCAGGTTGCAGCGAAGTAACCGGCAGTACAACCACGGTGTACATGAATTTCCCTTTGTTTACGCCTAACGTGACTACATCTGCCTTTTTGAAACGCTTCCTGTAAACAGGGAGCTGATATCCACCTTCGGCATCCGTTTTTACAAATAAGCCAGTGTTTTCGTAGCCAGCAACCCAAGCTGGTCGTTGCAAGGCGGGTACATCCATAGCAACATAAACATCGGCATCGGCATTTAAAGTGAATAGACAAGCCCCCTCTAAATCTCCCCCGGTAGGGGAGACTTTTAAAGCCCTCCCTTCCGGGGAGGGTTGGGTGGGGCCTATAGCTGTGCTTATCCAATCTGCGCCATAAAATATTGGCGGCAGATCATTGAAAGTTACACCCGCGTCCGTATATTGTTTTTGGCCGATGTCCATCCAGTTTTTTATAGCCCATTTGTTATTGCCCTGCAACTGCCCAATTATTCCTTTGCCCACTGGTTGTGGCTTCGTAGCTTTATTTAAAGTACTGATAGCAATAGCAGATATGATCGCTTCGCCTGCCGCTGCATTTGGAAAAGTTATGGAGAGTGTTCCGCCTGTAACATGCGCGGTAATTGTTTTTTTGAGCGATTGTGCATATCCCGATTCTTTCCAGATATCCAGATTGCGGATCATGGTTTTACCGTTTACTGCTACATCAAACAAACGCCAGCACGAGCAATCCATCCCGCCACCCGTGCCATACCAGGGTTCGGTAAAATATAGCTCGACACGGTAATCACCATCCGGCACCGGGAAATTGAATTTCAATTTATCCAAGCCATATCTGAAAGTCTGGAATAAGGCACCATCGGCAGTATTATCAATTCTGTCAAAAGTGCGTTGCTGACTGGCAAAAAATGAGGGCATGCCGGGGAAATCATCCGTCCATGATACGGAGCCGGGTTGTTGTTTATTGTCCTGGTGCCTGTCGGCCGTCCATTTGCTGCCGAAGCTATCGGTGTAATCAGGGCCGCCGCAGTTGAGCCTGTACAGGTAGTTATAGCCGGATGCCGGTTTCAGGATATTAGAATTTTCCTTTGGTAGATGAGGAGCTGCAGGCAGATGACTCAACATGATCTCGTCATGCGTTACAGGTTTGCCATTTACATATCCTACAGCATATAAAACATTGTATTTAATATCCGCGCCATCCCATTGAAAGTGCGTGCCGATACCCTGCCGTTTTCTTTTACCTAACGATTCGTGGTTAAAATCGTTAAAAAGCTCCACCTCGTCGCAATTAGAGTAAACAATAATACTATCCTTTTTGCCCGGAGCCAACCAGCGGTTTGGCCAGGTGTGCGATACGATGTAAACCATTGGCTCCTTCCCCTTTGGCGCATAATTGGCCCTGTACATGTAAAAAGCATCGGTTGGTTGCCCCCAGGGCGTAAACAAGCCTTTATAATTGACAGGACCTACCCTGTCGAGCTCCCGCTGACCTTCGCCTCCCTGTGTCCGGCCCGGATTTTCATGTGAGTATAAGAGCCATTGAAAATGCCCGGCGACCTGATCTTTTACAGACTCTGCCAGTCGCACTTTAGTTTCCATCAACTGGGTCATGCGGTCTTCACTCAGCGGGCCGTTTGCATTGAAAGGCCCTTCGGTGTGCAGGCCCAGGCTTCGCCATGCACCATACTCGCCTACTAAGATTTGCTTTTTCAGGTCCTCGCCGTAAGTAAGCGGGTTACCGCCATAAGTGCCTGTCCAGTTTTGGGGCACATCCCAATCAGTGCCTTCGCCGCCATTACAGGTTGTTATTTTGCGTTGCGATGAGGATGTAGGGTCAAGCTTACGAATGATATCGCTGCATTCCCGCGCAAAATCGGCAGGCAGTTTACTTTCGTTCTGTAAGCCCCATAATATCACAGAGGGACTATTGCGACGCTCCTTTACCCAATCAACCAGTAAAGCTTTGTAGTTAACCCTGAACTCCGGCGAATCATACCAAATATGTGCCGAATACTGCGGCCACCATAAAATCCCCAGCTTATCCCAATACTGTTGATAAGCGAGGTTATGAGGCTGGTGCGCATCCCTGAAAGCATTAAAACCGGCAGCTTTTACCTGCATCACGCGTGCTTTAATTTCCTGGCTGCTAAAAGCATGGCTTTTCCCCATTAGGTGCTCATATTCGGCAATGCCATTGATAAAAACAGGTTTCCCGTTGAGGTAAAAACGATTGTCGTTATTATTCCTGCCGATGGGCCAGCTGATCCAGCGGATGCCATATGGTGTTTGAATTTTATCAATAAGCTTTCCATCAACCCAAACCTCTGTTGTTACCTGATATAAGTAAGGTTTTTCCAACGACCATAGATGCACGTTTTTAACATCGGCAAATTGTTGGTTTACAACGTTAACCTCACCGATTTTTAGGGTTTTATTTATTTTTGCTTGCGCGATAATTTTGCCGCCTGCATCAACCAGGCTGCTTGTTATGGTTATTGCAGATGGCTTGCTGCTGTAGTTTTTAATTTCTGTTTCGAGATTAAGTGTGGCTGATTTTTCGCGAACAGTGGTATCATTCCAGATGTGCACACCAAAAGGCTCAATCCTAACGGCGTTAGTAACCACCAAATGAACCGGCCTGAAAATCCCCATAGGCTGTGAGCCTTCCGAAAAACCCGGATCATCCGAGCAGGCACCGCAAACCCAGGGCAGATCTTTAATAAACGAAGGATGATCTGCCTTAATACATAACAGGTTTTGTTTGCCTGCTTTAATAGCATCTGTTACATCAATTGTAAAAGATGTGCGGCCCCCTGCATGATAGCCAACCTGTTTATTGTTAAGCCAAACCGTGGCATAAGAGCCAACGCCTTCGAACCACAGGAAATACCGTTTATCACTTTGTTTGTTTTCAAGCCTGAATGTTTTGCGATACCAGGCTGTGCCGTGCCTGTTGCCATGTTTAAGGCGGCGATAGCCTTCATAGGTATCCCAATTGTGAGGTATGTTTACCGTTTGCCATTTAGCATCGTTAAAACCAGCTTGTTCAAAACCAGCATTAGCTTTTGGATTGTTATCATTAGCAATGCTTTTCCAGTTGTTACTTAATAAAATATCATTACGCTGTGCAAAAAGGTAACTATTGGAAAAAAAGAGCAACAGCAGTAGAGAGGCGATCGGCTTAAAAAAAGGGAAACACACCTCTCTCCTCTTCCCCGGATCTACTGATTGTAAACATCTTTTAAAATGAAAACCAAATGTCATTTCGAACCCTTTGTGGAGGGATATAGAGGAGGCAAGGGTGAGAAATCTTATACGACATGCATTATTCGCCCTGCTTAAAACTGCTCGTATAGGATTTCTCCTCAACCCATATCGCGCAACTCCGCCTGCAGTTTCGTCGAAATGACAATTTATTTTATTGATTATCAAAACGCCTAAAGATGTGCGTACACAGTAACGCTCAAAAGGAGAATCGCATAGTCCCAAAACGCATTGTTCTTTTCCTGCGATCTCGCTGCGATATTTTTGCGTTTCGCCCATTTTTTACAATTGTTTCAGATCAGCATCAAAGCGGTAGCTTTTACCTTTTTGCGTTTCGATGTTTATTGTTTTACCGGCATAGTTTAAACGGCATGTTTTTCCAAGTTTTGAAATAATCTGCACATTTTTCAGCTTGCCGTTTTGCCAATCCATATCCAATACAAAACCGCCTCTGGCGCAAATACCTTTTACACTTCCCTGCGGCAGGGCCGATGGTAAAGCAGGTAACAGCTCAATATCATCACCCTGGCTTTGCAACAGCATTTCGGCCAAACCGGCCGCACCGCCAAAATTCCCATCTATCTGGAACGGCGGGTGCGCATCAAATAAATTATGGTAAACGCCCCCTTTCTCTTTGCCGGAAGTAACATCAGCAGGTGACAGCAGTTTGGTCAACATCAAATAAGCATGATCACCCTGGCGCATTCGCGCCCAGATATTTACCTTCCAGGCAATGCTCCAGCCGGTACCTTCATCGCCACGATATTTCATGGATTTTTCGGCGGCGTTCAACAGTTCCGGAGTTTTGAAAGTGATATCCGTTCCGGGATAAACGCCCCACATGTGCGAAACATGCCTGTGGGTATCTGTAGTATCGTCCTTATCTTCCAGCCATTCCTGCAGCTGGCCGGATTTGCCGATTTTATTCGGCGCTATCTGACTGTATTTCAACTTAAGCGTATCGGCAAAACTTTTATCAATATTGAGCACTTTGGCTGCTTCAATACAGTTTTTAAACAGATCGCGGATGATCTGATGATCCATGGTTGGCCCGGCAACCAAGCCGCCATGCTCAGGCGAGTTGGATGGTGTGCTGATTAGGTAGCCTGTTTTAGGGTCTTTCACCAAAAAGTGCACAAAGAACCCGGCCGCTCCCTTCATTTCGGGGTAAGCTCGTTTTTGCAGAAAATCCTTGTCGCCGGTGTACAAATAATGTTCCCATAACTGATGACATATCCAGGCTGCTCCACTCATCCAAATGCCATGATTGGAAGCGTTGACAGGTGCTGCCCCACGCCACAGATCCGTATTATGATGCAATACCCAGCCGGGAGCACCATAGTGCTCAACCGCGGTTTCACGACCGGTTTTGGCAAGGTCATCAACAATGCTAAAAAACGGCTGGCTGCAGGCCGATAAATTAAGTACCTCGGCAGGCCAGTAATTCATTTCGAGGTTGATATTAGTGGTAAACTTACTGCCCCATGGAGGTGTTAACAGGTTATTCCACAAACCCTGCAAATTAGCCGGACCATTGCCCGGCCGGGATGAGGAGATCAGCAAATAACGGCCATACTGCACGTACAAACTGATAAAAGAAGGATCGGCTGACTGGCCAAATTTCAGGATCCGCTCATCTGTAGGCAGATCGGCATTTTCGCTCCGACCCAGATCAACAGAAAACGTATTGAAATATTTTTGATAATCTTTAATATGAGCAGCTTTAATAGCGGCATAACTTTTCTGCGTTATAGCGGCAATTTGAGCCTTACAGATAGCCTCAGGATTACCCGAAACATCATGATAATTTTTAAAATTAGTTGCTGCAGTAAGATAAAATGTAGCTTCGTTAGCACCCGTAACCGATATATTTTTTGAATCGACCAGGACCTCGCCGCCCGTAGCCTCTACATGCAGATAGCTTAGGCCACGCAAAACTCCATCTTTTACTTTTAATGAAAGCGCGAGTGTTCGGTCATCAATTTTACGGGTGACATATTTTTTATGCAAACTGCTCAATAAAGCCTTCAGCGTAATTTTACCGGACTTATCGGCAGTTAAATGAACCGCCATCACCTGGTCGGGTGCACTGCTGAAATATTCGCGGGAGTAGGTAACGCCATCAGCTTTATAACTCACGTGAGCGGTGGCATTTGTTATATCAAGATCGCGTTTATAGTCCGTTACTTCCTGTTTAGGAAATTGCAGGTACAGATCGGCAAAGGGCTGGTAATCGGCATTATAGCGGGGATATGCCGGTGGGTTATCATCCTGCACCCAATATTTCCATTTCCCTGCAAGACTGATCGCGTCACTTTCGCTTCCTTCAGGGTAAACCGATAAAGTTTTAGCATTACTTGTTAACCCGCCTTTGTCATAAAAGTTGATCACCTGTACTGCGAGCCTGTTCTCGCCTATATGAATTTTATTTGCTGGAATAATATATTTCCTGTAACCATTACCTGACGTTGTGCCTATGAAATCTCCGTTTAACCAGGTCCGGTCTATATCGCGTACCCTGCCTAAACTTATCACTATATTTTTTCCTTTCCAACCGGCCGGAACGTTAAAACGCTTAATGAACCAAACTACACCATCCAAACCTTCAAATTGAGGTGTGGTTTCCCAGCCTTGTTCTGTAGGTAAATTAATGGTTTTGAGAGCATCATCATGAAATAGTTCATCCTGTGGTAAATGATACGAGCTCATCATAGAAAACCACTTTGCCGAATCAACCGCATAAGTAGCTTCATTACTCTTCATGCCCATGAAATGCTGCTGTGCCATGGCCTCAGCTTCGGCCTGTTTACCTTCGGCAAGGAGCTTACGGATAGGCTCCAGATATTTCACCGCACCTTTACGGTTATAGTCGCGCGGGCCGCCTGTCCATAGGCTTTGTTCGTTATATTGGATATGGTCATCGGTAACACCGCCGTAAATCATGCCCCCTATCCGGCCGTTGCCTATGGGTAAGGCATCCGTCCATTTTTGGGCGGGCTGTTTGTACCAAAGCTTCAAGGGCTGCGACTGGGCAAAGGCCTGTGCAACCCCAAGCATGAATATCGCAATACATAAACTTTTTCTGCCTTTCATAAATTTCAGTTAAAAAGCCAGCGTAAATCCTTGATATTCCCTTCGTTGCTTAGGCCTGCATCATACACCGGCACATTGGCATCCGCATCAACAATGCCTAAAACCAATACAGCACCTTTACCTAAGGTAAGGGTATTTGAACCGGCTTTAAAGGTATATGTGTGGATATGTACAGGAGGCAAGCCATCAATTTGAATAGCATTGGCAATCTTGATATCTGCCTGACCGTAATCGTTCGCGCTGGCATCTGTTTCCAGTTGCGGCTCGGGCAGGTATTGAGGCAACTTACTGTTGAAAAAGCCAACCAGTACTTTAACCGGCTTATCATTTTTAAAGCTGATGGTTGTGCCGTTCTTTTGCTGATCTGCTTTAGATAATTTCACACCTTTTAAACCTGTCAATTCTTTTGCGATATTTTTGACAGCTGCTGCTGTATCAGAAAATACCACTTCACCGGCCTTGACCTGATAACTACTACCGCCACTATTTTCAATTTTCACGGGCGCGTCTTTCAGAACCACAACCTCTTTTTGCTTTTGTTGCGTTTGAGGCGATTTCAGCGAATCGATATTCCGTTTAAAATTGTCCAGTTCTTTTTGATAAACCGGCAAAAGCTCGGCCCAGGTTTTCATTTTAGCATCATTACCACCAACGGGAATTTTGCGCTGCTTGGTCTGCATGCTGTTGGCATACAGGTAGGTATTTTCAGTTAGTTTCACCAGTTGCTTATAATAATCCAAGCTGGTTTGCAGCTCAGGTAAAGCTTTTTCCAGATCGGCAACATTATCCGAATATTTATAACGTAACACCCATAAAGCTGCTTTTGCTTTGTAAGCATAGTTATTGGCCATTGCGTTATAGCAATACATATCATTTTTTAAGCGGTCAAACTCAGCTTTATCCTTACTAATTTTCGCGGATGCTTCATCAATAGCCTCAACCGCCTTTTTCCCCTGCACTATTACACTGTCGATGACCTTAACCGGCGTTTCTCCGGTGTGCGGCTGGTGCTTCCACTCTCTTTCGGCGTATTCGCTCATCATTTCACCAACCGGGCCTTCTGAATTGTACAACAGCGAAAACAAACCGTATTTTTCGGGATTAACCAGCTGGCTCATCAGCATCCCTAAAGTCATGGTTTGG
It contains:
- a CDS encoding malectin domain-containing carbohydrate-binding protein encodes the protein MLFFSNSYLFAQRNDILLSNNWKSIANDNNPKANAGFEQAGFNDAKWQTVNIPHNWDTYEGYRRLKHGNRHGTAWYRKTFRLENKQSDKRYFLWFEGVGSYATVWLNNKQVGYHAGGRTSFTIDVTDAIKAGKQNLLCIKADHPSFIKDLPWVCGACSDDPGFSEGSQPMGIFRPVHLVVTNAVRIEPFGVHIWNDTTVREKSATLNLETEIKNYSSKPSAITITSSLVDAGGKIIAQAKINKTLKIGEVNVVNQQFADVKNVHLWSLEKPYLYQVTTEVWVDGKLIDKIQTPYGIRWISWPIGRNNNDNRFYLNGKPVFINGIAEYEHLMGKSHAFSSQEIKARVMQVKAAGFNAFRDAHQPHNLAYQQYWDKLGILWWPQYSAHIWYDSPEFRVNYKALLVDWVKERRNSPSVILWGLQNESKLPADFARECSDIIRKLDPTSSSQRKITTCNGGEGTDWDVPQNWTGTYGGNPLTYGEDLKKQILVGEYGAWRSLGLHTEGPFNANGPLSEDRMTQLMETKVRLAESVKDQVAGHFQWLLYSHENPGRTQGGEGQRELDRVGPVNYKGLFTPWGQPTDAFYMYRANYAPKGKEPMVYIVSHTWPNRWLAPGKKDSIIVYSNCDEVELFNDFNHESLGKRKRQGIGTHFQWDGADIKYNVLYAVGYVNGKPVTHDEIMLSHLPAAPHLPKENSNILKPASGYNYLYRLNCGGPDYTDSFGSKWTADRHQDNKQQPGSVSWTDDFPGMPSFFASQQRTFDRIDNTADGALFQTFRYGLDKLKFNFPVPDGDYRVELYFTEPWYGTGGGMDCSCWRLFDVAVNGKTMIRNLDIWKESGYAQSLKKTITAHVTGGTLSITFPNAAAGEAIISAIAISTLNKATKPQPVGKGIIGQLQGNNKWAIKNWMDIGQKQYTDAGVTFNDLPPIFYGADWISTAIGPTQPSPEGRALKVSPTGGDLEGACLFTLNADADVYVAMDVPALQRPAWVAGYENTGLFVKTDAEGGYQLPVYRKRFKKADVVTLGVNKGKFMYTVVVLPVTSLQPATDLRKTVSYKAETAEIKGDGLKPDTLNGKKVIKFSSGAGGSIAFALTPGVADLYALRIKYYNQSNETFTAKMQLLAADGTVMKEEELSFKPVAKNKSGTVATNTGTSINAGNYKLVITGIKADGLAVSGIEMQ
- a CDS encoding glycoside hydrolase N-terminal domain-containing protein: MKGRKSLCIAIFMLGVAQAFAQSQPLKLWYKQPAQKWTDALPIGNGRIGGMIYGGVTDDHIQYNEQSLWTGGPRDYNRKGAVKYLEPIRKLLAEGKQAEAEAMAQQHFMGMKSNEATYAVDSAKWFSMMSSYHLPQDELFHDDALKTINLPTEQGWETTPQFEGLDGVVWFIKRFNVPAGWKGKNIVISLGRVRDIDRTWLNGDFIGTTSGNGYRKYIIPANKIHIGENRLAVQVINFYDKGGLTSNAKTLSVYPEGSESDAISLAGKWKYWVQDDNPPAYPRYNADYQPFADLYLQFPKQEVTDYKRDLDITNATAHVSYKADGVTYSREYFSSAPDQVMAVHLTADKSGKITLKALLSSLHKKYVTRKIDDRTLALSLKVKDGVLRGLSYLHVEATGGEVLVDSKNISVTGANEATFYLTAATNFKNYHDVSGNPEAICKAQIAAITQKSYAAIKAAHIKDYQKYFNTFSVDLGRSENADLPTDERILKFGQSADPSFISLYVQYGRYLLISSSRPGNGPANLQGLWNNLLTPPWGSKFTTNINLEMNYWPAEVLNLSACSQPFFSIVDDLAKTGRETAVEHYGAPGWVLHHNTDLWRGAAPVNASNHGIWMSGAAWICHQLWEHYLYTGDKDFLQKRAYPEMKGAAGFFVHFLVKDPKTGYLISTPSNSPEHGGLVAGPTMDHQIIRDLFKNCIEAAKVLNIDKSFADTLKLKYSQIAPNKIGKSGQLQEWLEDKDDTTDTHRHVSHMWGVYPGTDITFKTPELLNAAEKSMKYRGDEGTGWSIAWKVNIWARMRQGDHAYLMLTKLLSPADVTSGKEKGGVYHNLFDAHPPFQIDGNFGGAAGLAEMLLQSQGDDIELLPALPSALPQGSVKGICARGGFVLDMDWQNGKLKNVQIISKLGKTCRLNYAGKTINIETQKGKSYRFDADLKQL
- a CDS encoding family 78 glycoside hydrolase catalytic domain, with translation MIKRICLLFCLLPFGAFAQSLKVLNLQCEYKTNPQGIESLAPKLGWQLQNNAHGVMQTAYRVLVADDAAKLANNNADVWDSGKVPSSASLQVSCNGKPMQAAKNYYWKVMVWDNHGKASAWSNIASWQMGLLIKADWHGAEWIACDKLPDSSAIVPFYHGKGPKKLGAANDVLPLIRKAFDVDGKLKKATLYICGLGHFELSLNGKKVGDHFLDPGWTKYDKQALYVPFDVTSQLIAGKNTIGVMLGNGFYYIPRDKRYRKLTGAFGYPKMICRLVLEYDNGRVDNVVSDGSWKTAPSPVTFSSIYGGEDYNANLEHVGWNTNNFDDSKWRSVVKVDGIQQLNAQMAEPLKIMQELKPQSKKQLDNGAWIYDLGQNFSGIPHISVQGKKGDTVRIIPAELLNEDGSANQKGSGGPHYYNYILKGNGVETWHPLFTYYGFRYLQVQGAVPQNETNSKQLPVIVEIKGLHTRNAAQTVGSFACSNELFNKTFKLIDWAMKSNMASVFTDCPHREKLGWLEEAHLVGSSLHYNYDIVGLARKCINDMRISQTDDGLIPEISPEYVKFDEPFRDSPEWGSNAVILPWYVYQWYGDKEVLAQNYDMIKRYLAYLDKKSQNHLLYQGLGDWYDLGPKPPGVSQLTPQGITATSLYYYDLDIAGKVATLLGKSDDAASYKKLAAEVKQAYNQKFFNAETRQYGTGSQAANAMSVYAGLVEPQYKTAVVNNIVKDIRARGNALTAGDIGYRYLLRVLDDEGLSDVIYDMNSRADVPGYGYQLAHGATALTESWAALPSVSNNHFMLGHLMEWFYSGLAGIRPADDAIAFNKIEIRPEIVGNVTWAKANYQSPYGNISSSWKKDQGQFKLEVSIPANTTASIFLPVKRNAAIMVDGQNIKARSDIRFIGYRDGKAEIKTGSGNYTFIVK